The proteins below come from a single Sphingomicrobium sediminis genomic window:
- the pdeM gene encoding ligase-associated DNA damage response endonuclease PdeM, with protein MVPLSFSDRNFSVLPSGGLFWPDERALLLADLHLEKGSWFARFGQMLPPYDSEQTIDWVADDVATCGADTVYCLGDSFHDRFGCDRLPQAARDKLTSLTASLDWVWITGNHDAGMIDHCGGRVVEEIEVGGLLLRHEAEHDETRPELSGHYHPKLRIKGRGRRVSRRCFVATSRKLILPAYGAFTGGLDANHPEILKAVGAPAEAWVPISDRLLRFPLAA; from the coding sequence ATGGTTCCCCTTTCGTTCTCTGACCGAAACTTTTCGGTGCTGCCTTCGGGCGGGCTGTTCTGGCCCGATGAGCGCGCACTGTTGCTCGCCGACCTGCACCTTGAAAAGGGCAGCTGGTTCGCGCGCTTCGGCCAGATGCTGCCCCCTTATGACAGCGAACAGACGATCGATTGGGTCGCCGACGATGTCGCGACTTGCGGCGCCGACACCGTCTATTGCCTGGGCGACAGCTTTCACGACCGCTTCGGCTGCGACCGCTTACCCCAGGCCGCACGCGACAAGCTCACGTCCCTTACCGCCTCGCTCGACTGGGTGTGGATCACCGGCAACCACGATGCCGGCATGATCGACCATTGCGGCGGCCGGGTGGTCGAAGAGATCGAGGTCGGCGGCCTGCTGCTCCGCCACGAGGCCGAGCATGACGAGACCCGCCCCGAACTGTCTGGCCACTATCATCCCAAGCTGCGGATCAAGGGGCGCGGTCGCCGCGTCTCGCGCCGCTGTTTCGTCGCGACCAGCCGCAAGCTCATCCTGCCGGCCTATGGCGCCTTCACCGGCGGGCTCGACGCCAACCATCCCGAAATCCTGAAAGCCGTCGGCGCGCCTGCCGAGGCGTGGGTGCCGATCAGCGACCGGCTGCTGCGCTTCCCGCTCGCCGCCTAG
- a CDS encoding ligase-associated DNA damage response DEXH box helicase, with amino-acid sequence MSPRLPGIIDDWLSGRGWQLRTHQLGMLEAAEAGEHALLVAATGAGKTLAGFLPSIADLIDNPSEGLHTLYISPLKALAVDVQRNLLTPIEEMGLEIRVETRSGDTPYNRKMRQRTKPPQMLLTTPESLSLLLSYPDSIDLFANIKTIIIDEVHAFAKEKRGDLLNLAMARLQRISPGLRRVGLSATISDPDAYRAWLAPYGDIDAVSLVKGEPGAPADLSILIPEERVPWSGHSGRYAAGQVLDLIEEHEASIIFCNTRSLCELIFQDLWSANDKQLPIGVHHGSLSREARRKVELAMADGRLRGLVATASLDMGLDWGNVDLVAQMGAPKGSSRLLQRVGRANHRLNEPSKGMIVPGNRFEYLEARACLDAIADGELDPEDFRPGALDVLAQHVMGIACAGPFESEALLDEVRSAAPYSGLTDEMWERILHLNSTGGYALKAYDKYKRLVEDSPGKWRIARPAVAKQHRLNAGVIVDNVMMDVRFRNGRKIGKVEEGFGSTLTIGDAFYFSGISLEVEGFKDADIIVRASKKNGQIVSYGGQRMSMSTHLAQRVRNFLADRSQWSRFPDDVREWLDVQSQRSRLPEPHELLVETFPHEGRHFMVAYSFDGWNAHQSLGMLVTKRMEQAGLKPLNWVANDYALAISSIEPVTDPQALFSPDILEEEFVTWVEESHLLKRAFREVAVIGGLVDRQQPGQRKTGRQVSFSTDLIYDVLKRYEPDHLLLKAAWDDARARMTELGRLVRLVDRAADTMVHVEASRVTPMAVPLMVVIGREQAPGAAADEAVLVAAEEALIDAAMSLD; translated from the coding sequence CTGAGCCCACGCCTCCCCGGCATCATCGATGATTGGCTGAGTGGGCGCGGCTGGCAGCTGCGCACCCACCAGCTCGGCATGCTCGAGGCTGCAGAGGCTGGCGAGCATGCATTGCTCGTCGCCGCGACCGGCGCGGGCAAGACGCTCGCCGGCTTCCTGCCCAGCATTGCCGACCTGATCGACAATCCCTCGGAAGGTCTCCACACGCTCTACATCTCGCCGCTGAAAGCGCTGGCGGTCGACGTCCAGCGCAACTTGCTGACCCCGATCGAGGAAATGGGGCTCGAGATCCGCGTCGAGACGCGCTCGGGCGACACACCCTACAATCGCAAGATGCGGCAGCGCACCAAGCCGCCGCAAATGCTGCTGACGACGCCCGAGAGCCTGTCGCTCCTGCTTTCCTATCCCGACAGCATCGACCTGTTCGCAAACATCAAGACGATCATCATTGACGAGGTTCACGCCTTCGCCAAGGAGAAGCGCGGCGACCTTCTCAATCTCGCAATGGCGCGGTTGCAGCGCATCTCGCCCGGCCTGCGCCGCGTCGGGCTTTCCGCCACCATCAGCGACCCCGATGCCTATCGCGCCTGGCTCGCACCTTATGGCGATATCGATGCGGTAAGTTTGGTCAAAGGCGAACCCGGCGCACCTGCCGACCTCTCCATCCTCATCCCCGAAGAGCGCGTGCCCTGGTCGGGCCATTCGGGTCGCTATGCCGCAGGGCAAGTGCTCGATCTTATCGAAGAGCATGAGGCGAGCATCATCTTCTGCAACACGCGCTCCTTGTGCGAGCTCATTTTCCAGGACCTGTGGAGCGCCAACGACAAGCAACTGCCCATCGGCGTCCATCATGGCAGCCTCAGTCGCGAAGCGCGGCGCAAGGTCGAGCTGGCCATGGCCGACGGGCGCCTACGCGGACTGGTCGCCACCGCCTCGCTCGACATGGGATTGGACTGGGGCAATGTTGACCTGGTCGCGCAGATGGGGGCCCCCAAAGGGTCCTCCCGCCTGCTCCAGCGCGTCGGCCGCGCCAACCACCGGCTGAACGAGCCATCCAAAGGCATGATCGTTCCCGGCAACCGCTTCGAATATCTCGAAGCGCGCGCCTGTCTCGATGCGATTGCCGATGGCGAGTTGGACCCCGAAGATTTCCGCCCCGGCGCGCTCGACGTGCTGGCCCAGCATGTCATGGGAATTGCCTGCGCAGGGCCGTTCGAAAGCGAGGCCCTGCTCGACGAAGTCCGCTCCGCCGCGCCTTATTCAGGCCTTACCGACGAGATGTGGGAGCGCATCCTCCACCTCAATTCGACCGGCGGCTACGCCTTGAAGGCCTATGACAAATATAAGCGCCTGGTCGAGGACAGCCCCGGCAAGTGGCGCATTGCCCGGCCCGCCGTCGCCAAGCAGCACCGCCTCAATGCCGGCGTCATCGTCGACAATGTCATGATGGACGTCCGCTTCCGCAACGGCCGCAAGATCGGCAAGGTCGAGGAAGGGTTCGGCTCAACCCTTACCATTGGCGATGCCTTCTATTTCTCGGGCATCAGCCTCGAGGTTGAAGGCTTCAAGGATGCCGACATCATCGTCCGCGCCTCCAAGAAGAACGGCCAGATCGTCAGCTATGGCGGGCAGCGGATGAGCATGTCGACGCACCTTGCCCAGCGCGTGCGCAATTTCCTCGCCGACCGCTCGCAATGGTCGCGCTTTCCCGATGACGTGCGCGAATGGCTCGACGTCCAGTCGCAGCGCTCGCGCCTGCCGGAACCGCACGAACTCCTCGTCGAAACCTTTCCGCACGAGGGCCGCCACTTCATGGTCGCCTACTCGTTCGACGGCTGGAATGCGCACCAGTCGCTCGGCATGCTCGTTACCAAACGCATGGAGCAGGCCGGCCTCAAACCGCTCAATTGGGTCGCCAACGATTATGCGCTGGCCATTTCCTCGATCGAGCCGGTGACCGATCCGCAGGCGCTCTTCTCCCCCGACATCCTCGAGGAAGAATTCGTCACCTGGGTCGAGGAGTCCCACTTATTGAAACGCGCGTTTCGCGAAGTCGCGGTGATCGGCGGGCTGGTCGACCGCCAGCAGCCGGGCCAGCGCAAGACCGGGCGGCAGGTCAGCTTCTCCACCGACCTCATCTATGACGTCCTCAAGCGTTACGAGCCCGATCACCTGCTCCTGAAGGCCGCCTGGGACGATGCCCGAGCGCGCATGACCGAGCTTGGCCGCCTCGTCCGGCTCGTCGACCGCGCCGCCGACACGATGGTCCATGTCGAGGCGAGCCGCGTCACCCCGATGGCCGTCCCGCTGATGGTCGTGATCGGCCGTGAACAGGCGCCGGGCGCGGCTGCCGACGAAGCCGTGCTGGTCGCGGCCGAGGAAGCATTGATCGACGCCGCGATGAGCTTGGATTAG
- a CDS encoding ligase-associated DNA damage response exonuclease, with protein MTPRLGSWIVPHPEGIYVKPADAWVDPSQEKPRALVTHGHADHARSGHGKVWATPETLAIMGIRYGTQPDNPVQYGETVRLGEVDVSFVPAGHVLGSAQILLEYRGERVVVSGDYKRRPDPTCEPFAVTPCDIFITEATFALPVFRHPDTGAEVEKLLTRLDSEPDRSVLVGAYALGKAQRVVKELRERGHDAPIYYHGAMERLCNLYEELGVGLGELRPVAEATKADMAGHIVICPPGALNDRWSRRLPDPITAMASGWMRVRARARQRNVELPLIISDHADWDELTQTIREVAPKEVWITHGREDALKHWCLTHQIKARELNLVGREEEDD; from the coding sequence ATGACACCCCGTTTGGGTTCCTGGATCGTGCCGCACCCGGAAGGGATTTACGTGAAGCCGGCAGATGCGTGGGTCGATCCCTCGCAGGAAAAGCCGCGCGCCTTGGTGACACACGGCCATGCCGATCATGCGCGCAGCGGGCATGGCAAGGTGTGGGCGACACCCGAAACGCTGGCGATCATGGGGATCCGCTACGGGACGCAGCCGGACAATCCCGTCCAATATGGCGAGACGGTGCGGCTGGGCGAGGTTGATGTGAGCTTCGTGCCCGCAGGCCATGTGCTGGGCTCGGCACAGATCCTCTTGGAATATCGCGGCGAGCGGGTCGTCGTTTCGGGCGATTACAAGCGCCGCCCCGACCCCACGTGCGAGCCCTTTGCGGTGACGCCCTGCGACATCTTCATTACCGAGGCGACGTTCGCACTGCCGGTCTTTCGCCATCCCGATACGGGCGCAGAGGTCGAGAAATTGCTGACCCGCCTCGACAGCGAACCCGACCGCAGCGTGCTGGTCGGCGCCTATGCGCTGGGCAAGGCGCAGCGCGTGGTGAAGGAGCTACGCGAGCGCGGGCATGACGCGCCCATTTACTATCACGGCGCGATGGAGCGGCTGTGCAATCTCTACGAGGAGCTGGGTGTCGGCCTTGGCGAGCTGCGTCCGGTTGCCGAGGCGACCAAGGCGGACATGGCCGGGCATATCGTCATCTGCCCGCCGGGCGCGCTCAATGATCGCTGGTCGCGGCGCCTGCCCGATCCGATCACCGCCATGGCGAGCGGCTGGATGCGCGTGCGGGCGCGGGCGCGGCAACGCAATGTGGAACTGCCGCTGATCATTTCCGATCATGCCGACTGGGACGAGCTGACGCAGACCATCCGCGAGGTGGCGCCCAAGGAAGTGTGGATCACGCATGGGCGCGAGGATGCGCTGAAGCATTGGTGCCTGACGCACCAGATCAAGGCGCGCGAGCTGAACCTTGTCGGGCGCGAAGAGGAGGATGACTAG
- the pgmG gene encoding phosphoglucomutase/phosphomannomutase PgmG: protein MSHVFDPSILRQYDIRGVVDDTLHEADARALGRAFATMASDRGLSKIAVGRDGRDHSQRLQDALIDGLRVCGMDVVNVGMGPSPMLYYAAAELDVDGGIQVTGSHNPGDYNGFKMLLGDGSVHGEAIQELGRIAASGEWSEGAGSLKSKDVLKAYVKRLTKDFRGGEFRIGWDAGNGAAGPALEMLVKALPGEHHTLYTEVDGSFPNHHPDPTVEKNLDDLKALVAEKGLDFGIAFDGDGDRIGAVDGKGRVIWGDQILMLLARPVLAENPGATIIADVKASKALFDRIESMGGDPVMWKTGHSLIKAKMKETGAPLAGEMSGHIFFKHRWYGFDDALYAAVRLIEAVGQAGMSLSSLYDNFPETVATPEMRFPVDGKDKFAVIDQLLDNLRAAGADINDTDGARVTTEDGWWLLRASNTQDVLAARAEASDEEGLDRLVAQIDAELGKLGISRS from the coding sequence ATGTCCCACGTCTTCGACCCCTCGATCCTGCGCCAGTACGATATTCGCGGCGTCGTCGACGACACTCTCCACGAGGCGGATGCGCGCGCGCTCGGCCGCGCCTTCGCCACCATGGCGAGCGATCGTGGCCTGTCGAAGATCGCGGTCGGCCGCGACGGGCGCGATCATTCGCAGCGCCTGCAGGACGCGCTGATCGATGGCCTGCGCGTCTGCGGGATGGACGTCGTCAATGTCGGCATGGGCCCCTCGCCCATGCTCTATTACGCGGCCGCCGAACTCGACGTGGATGGCGGCATCCAAGTGACGGGCAGCCACAATCCGGGCGACTATAACGGCTTCAAGATGCTCTTGGGCGACGGCAGCGTGCATGGCGAGGCGATCCAGGAACTGGGCCGCATCGCGGCCTCGGGCGAATGGAGCGAAGGCGCGGGCAGCCTCAAGTCGAAGGACGTGCTCAAGGCCTATGTGAAGCGTCTCACCAAGGATTTTCGCGGCGGTGAATTCCGCATCGGCTGGGACGCCGGCAATGGCGCTGCTGGTCCGGCGCTCGAGATGCTCGTCAAGGCACTGCCCGGCGAACATCACACCCTCTACACCGAGGTGGACGGCAGCTTTCCCAACCACCACCCCGACCCGACGGTCGAAAAGAATCTCGACGACCTGAAAGCGCTCGTCGCCGAAAAGGGGCTCGACTTCGGGATCGCCTTCGACGGTGACGGCGACCGGATCGGTGCGGTCGATGGCAAGGGCCGCGTCATCTGGGGCGACCAGATCCTCATGTTGCTTGCCCGCCCCGTGCTGGCGGAAAATCCAGGCGCGACGATTATCGCCGACGTGAAGGCGTCCAAGGCCTTGTTCGACCGGATCGAGAGCATGGGTGGCGACCCCGTCATGTGGAAAACCGGGCACAGCCTCATCAAGGCCAAGATGAAGGAAACCGGCGCGCCGCTCGCGGGCGAGATGAGCGGGCATATCTTCTTCAAGCATCGCTGGTACGGTTTCGACGATGCGCTCTATGCCGCCGTGCGCCTGATCGAGGCGGTCGGCCAAGCCGGGATGAGCCTCTCCAGCCTCTACGACAATTTCCCCGAAACCGTCGCGACGCCCGAAATGCGCTTCCCCGTCGACGGCAAGGACAAGTTCGCGGTGATCGACCAGTTGCTTGACAATCTCCGCGCGGCCGGTGCTGACATCAACGATACGGACGGCGCGCGCGTCACGACCGAGGATGGCTGGTGGCTGCTCCGCGCCTCGAACACGCAGGACGTCCTCGCCGCCCGCGCTGAGGCAAGCGATGAGGAAGGCCTCGACCGCCTCGTCGCCCAGATCGACGCCGAACTCGGAAAACTCGGCATCAGCCGCAGCTAG
- a CDS encoding division plane positioning ATPase MipZ, whose translation MGQPHFIIFANEKGGTGKSTTAVHTAIALAATGVRVGALDLDERQRTMTRYLENRAKTAERIGADIPMIRHEVLTERTDEAFDAALSRLAANSDFVVVDTPGRDDPMARTAILFADTLVTPINDSFIDLDLIGEVDPDTYEVTRPSFYADLIWQSRQTRARELGRSVDWVVLRNRLQHVESHNKERMGLALGQLSKRVGFRVIPGLAERVIFRELFPKGLTLLDFKHLPDIGIGHVAARQELREMVSSLGLPDPRAEQRTPNETREAS comes from the coding sequence ATGGGCCAGCCGCATTTCATCATCTTCGCCAATGAAAAGGGCGGAACGGGGAAATCCACCACTGCCGTCCATACCGCCATCGCGCTGGCCGCGACGGGGGTGCGCGTCGGCGCGCTCGACCTTGACGAGCGGCAGCGTACGATGACGCGCTACCTCGAAAATCGCGCCAAGACGGCCGAGCGGATCGGCGCGGATATCCCGATGATCCGCCACGAAGTGCTGACCGAGCGCACCGACGAGGCCTTCGATGCCGCGCTGTCCCGCCTCGCAGCCAACAGCGATTTCGTTGTCGTCGACACGCCCGGACGCGACGATCCGATGGCGCGCACTGCCATCCTCTTCGCCGACACACTGGTGACCCCGATCAATGACAGCTTCATCGACCTCGACCTGATCGGCGAAGTCGATCCGGACACTTACGAAGTCACCCGCCCCTCCTTCTATGCCGACCTCATCTGGCAATCGCGCCAGACCCGCGCGCGCGAGCTTGGGCGCAGCGTCGACTGGGTCGTGCTGCGCAATCGTCTCCAGCATGTCGAGAGCCACAATAAAGAGCGGATGGGCCTCGCCTTGGGCCAGCTCTCCAAACGCGTCGGCTTCCGCGTCATTCCGGGCCTTGCCGAGCGCGTCATCTTCCGCGAACTTTTCCCAAAGGGCCTGACCCTGCTCGACTTCAAGCATCTCCCCGATATCGGCATCGGCCATGTCGCGGCGCGGCAGGAATTGCGCGAGATGGTCTCCAGCCTCGGCCTGCCCGATCCCAGGGCCGAACAACGCACGCCTAACGAAACACGAGAAGCGAGCTAA
- the panC gene encoding pantoate--beta-alanine ligase translates to MQIISGMDGLAEAMEKLRAAGRIGMVPTMGALHEGHLTLVREAASRADKVVASIFVNPLQFNDKADLDRYPRDHEGDAKKLESAGCDLVWMPTPADLYPDGFATTVSVAGITERWEGAHRPGHFDGVATIVTKLFTNIRPDVAIFGEKDFQQLALIRRLTRDLDLGVEIVGFPTVRAEDGLALSSRNALLSADQRARATALPQALEEARNMIRDGEGIGAALETAEKSLADAGFGEVEYLAYVDADSLEPLENRAENARLIVAAFLGKVRLIDNIEG, encoded by the coding sequence GTGCAAATCATTAGCGGCATGGACGGGCTCGCCGAGGCGATGGAAAAGCTGCGCGCTGCCGGCCGGATAGGGATGGTCCCGACCATGGGCGCGCTGCACGAGGGACATCTCACGCTGGTACGCGAAGCGGCCAGCCGCGCCGACAAGGTTGTCGCCTCCATCTTCGTCAATCCGCTCCAGTTCAACGACAAGGCCGATCTGGACCGCTATCCGCGCGATCATGAGGGCGATGCGAAGAAGCTGGAAAGCGCAGGCTGCGACCTGGTGTGGATGCCGACCCCCGCCGATCTCTATCCCGACGGCTTTGCGACCACGGTCAGCGTCGCGGGCATTACCGAACGTTGGGAGGGCGCGCATCGTCCCGGCCATTTCGACGGCGTGGCGACGATCGTCACCAAGCTCTTCACGAACATCCGACCTGACGTGGCGATCTTCGGCGAGAAGGATTTCCAGCAGCTGGCGCTCATTCGCCGGCTGACCCGCGACCTCGATCTGGGTGTCGAAATCGTCGGCTTTCCCACGGTTCGCGCCGAGGATGGTCTGGCGCTCTCGTCGCGCAATGCCTTGCTGAGCGCCGACCAACGGGCGCGGGCGACGGCGCTGCCGCAGGCGCTGGAGGAAGCACGCAACATGATTCGTGACGGCGAGGGGATTGGCGCAGCGCTCGAAACGGCCGAAAAATCGCTCGCCGATGCGGGTTTCGGGGAGGTCGAATACTTGGCCTATGTCGATGCCGACAGCCTCGAACCGCTCGAAAACAGGGCCGAGAATGCGCGCCTGATTGTCGCCGCTTTCCTCGGAAAAGTGCGATTAATCGACAATATCGAGGGCTGA
- the pal gene encoding peptidoglycan-associated lipoprotein Pal, producing MKKVLLISAATLVLAACSSKDDAVETAPVVVEDTTPSDVVADEDVDLVTLPGAQAELIAAAGSDTIYFGTDLYNLEADARRTLEAQARWLVANPGVNASIEGHADERGTREYNLALGERRANAARDYLESMGVPGNRLTVISWGKERPVALGSNEQAWAQNRRAVTVVVR from the coding sequence ATGAAAAAGGTTCTTTTGATTTCGGCGGCCACGCTCGTGCTTGCCGCCTGTTCGTCCAAGGATGATGCCGTCGAAACCGCGCCGGTCGTCGTCGAGGACACCACCCCGTCGGACGTGGTTGCCGATGAAGATGTCGATCTGGTCACCCTGCCGGGTGCGCAGGCCGAGCTCATCGCCGCTGCCGGCAGCGACACCATCTATTTCGGCACCGACCTCTACAATCTCGAGGCCGATGCCCGCCGTACGCTCGAAGCGCAGGCCCGCTGGCTGGTCGCCAATCCTGGCGTCAATGCCTCGATCGAAGGCCATGCCGACGAACGCGGCACGCGCGAATATAACCTTGCTCTGGGTGAACGCCGTGCCAATGCGGCGCGCGATTATCTGGAATCGATGGGCGTCCCGGGCAATCGCCTGACGGTCATCAGCTGGGGCAAGGAGCGTCCGGTGGCGCTTGGTTCGAATGAACAGGCCTGGGCCCAGAACCGCCGCGCTGTGACGGTGGTCGTCCGCTAG
- the tolB gene encoding Tol-Pal system beta propeller repeat protein TolB: MRTKPMFVRLIALFALLLPFPALAQDSGPIEVDVIGGQQAAQPVAVPQMVARGPRMTPAGEIDALARNISSVIASDLRSTGAITPIGPVGIRPLRDGEVVNPDFNEWQNAGATALVAGYTEFAANGRLTVACYLFDTVTGRELARQGFSVIPADWRRGAHKCADMVYARLTGEGAFLDTRIVYVAETGPKDARVKRIALMDSDGRNHRYLTEGQETVIKPRFSPDGSRLTYLSYKGRRPRVYVLDLATGNTRLLVPGTAFTFSASFSPDGRNIVFSMAEGGNTDIYVTRADGSGSPRRLTTMPGVDTSPSFSPDGRSIVFESDRSGSQQLYVMNADGTNQRRISFGGGQYADPSWSPLGNLIAFTKIGGGQFRIGVMSPAGGGERLLTSSWQDEGPSWAPNGQFVMFHRTRQGSGDASLYAVPVNGGEARLMPTPLGGSDPSWSPLQN; the protein is encoded by the coding sequence ATGAGGACAAAACCTATGTTTGTCAGATTGATCGCCCTCTTCGCCCTGCTGCTCCCGTTCCCGGCGCTGGCGCAGGATAGCGGGCCCATCGAGGTCGACGTCATCGGCGGCCAGCAGGCGGCGCAGCCCGTCGCCGTGCCGCAGATGGTCGCGCGCGGTCCACGCATGACGCCCGCCGGCGAAATCGACGCGTTGGCCCGCAACATCAGCTCGGTCATCGCCTCGGACCTTCGCTCGACCGGCGCGATCACGCCGATCGGCCCGGTCGGCATCCGCCCGTTGCGCGATGGCGAAGTTGTCAATCCCGACTTCAACGAATGGCAGAATGCCGGCGCGACCGCGCTGGTGGCCGGCTATACCGAATTTGCGGCAAACGGCCGCCTCACGGTCGCCTGCTACCTGTTCGACACGGTCACCGGCCGCGAACTGGCGCGCCAGGGCTTTTCGGTCATTCCCGCCGACTGGCGTCGCGGCGCGCACAAATGCGCCGACATGGTCTATGCCCGCCTCACCGGCGAAGGCGCCTTCCTCGACACGCGTATCGTCTACGTCGCCGAAACCGGCCCCAAGGATGCCCGCGTCAAGCGCATCGCGCTGATGGACAGCGACGGTCGCAACCATCGCTACCTCACCGAGGGCCAGGAAACGGTGATCAAGCCGCGCTTCAGCCCCGACGGCTCGCGCCTCACCTATTTGAGCTACAAGGGCCGCCGTCCGCGCGTCTATGTGCTCGACCTCGCCACCGGCAATACCCGCCTGCTGGTCCCCGGCACCGCCTTCACCTTCTCGGCGAGCTTCTCGCCCGACGGGCGCAACATCGTCTTCTCGATGGCCGAGGGCGGCAATACCGACATCTATGTCACCCGCGCCGACGGCAGCGGTTCGCCGCGTCGCCTCACCACCATGCCGGGTGTCGACACCTCGCCGAGCTTCTCGCCCGACGGCCGCTCGATCGTGTTCGAAAGCGATCGCTCGGGCTCGCAGCAGCTCTATGTCATGAATGCAGACGGCACCAACCAGCGCCGCATCAGCTTTGGCGGCGGCCAATATGCCGATCCGTCGTGGAGCCCGCTCGGCAACCTCATTGCCTTCACCAAGATCGGTGGTGGCCAATTCCGCATCGGCGTCATGAGCCCTGCGGGCGGGGGCGAACGCCTCCTCACATCGTCCTGGCAGGATGAGGGCCCGAGCTGGGCCCCCAATGGCCAGTTCGTCATGTTCCACCGCACCCGCCAGGGTTCGGGGGACGCCAGCCTCTATGCCGTTCCCGTAAACGGCGGCGAAGCCCGTTTGATGCCGACCCCGCTGGGTGGATCCGATCCCAGCTGGTCTCCGTTACAGAATTAG